Proteins from one Thermococcus bergensis genomic window:
- a CDS encoding CBS domain-containing protein, translating into MDENAPIKVYMTKKLIGVGPEDSVQEACKVMVEFDIGSLVVIDENDSVVGFFTKSDVIRRVIVPGLPYTTPVKEIMTKDLITVDTNTPLKEVLKIMAAKRIKHILIREEGKVVGIFTLSDLLEASRRKLETSIAAE; encoded by the coding sequence ATGGATGAAAATGCACCTATTAAAGTTTATATGACAAAGAAACTCATAGGGGTGGGACCTGAGGATAGTGTCCAAGAGGCGTGCAAGGTAATGGTAGAGTTTGACATCGGCTCTCTGGTGGTTATTGATGAAAACGACAGCGTAGTGGGCTTCTTTACAAAAAGCGATGTTATAAGAAGGGTAATCGTTCCCGGTCTGCCCTACACAACACCCGTGAAGGAGATTATGACAAAAGACCTCATTACCGTAGACACGAACACACCGCTAAAGGAAGTGCTGAAGATTATGGCTGCAAAGAGGATAAAACACATACTGATCAGAGAAGAAGGAAAAGTAGTGGGGATTTTTACGCTGAGCGATCTGCTTGAGGCAAGCAGAAGAAAGCTCGAAACGTCGATAGCGGCAGAGTGA
- a CDS encoding metallophosphoesterase family protein, with protein MKIAHISDTHITSGEAYKRYAYDLIANEINTLDYDIVVHTGDVTNEGLKEEYERASYELKKIQKPLIVVPGNHDARNVGYELFEKYIGPLNGVYEKDDLVIIWVDSTIPDLSDGRIGGYKFQWLKEKLEEYSHKKFKIVASHHHLVPLPDTGRERNVLFNAGDVLDLLLKHEVNLYICGHKHVPNIYKVEGLIVANAGCTSCRKTRKGDVNSYNIIKIKEDGKISVSIKRVTGEIARREFKIKKQRIFVPKKRRLLRIVQMSESNVSDRVYFRERILKNAIKAINEKYKPDLVIHCGDVVDVGTERYYAKAYEFWEKIKPEKIIVPGHNDITYLGYELFREYFGEPKILEMDSFAFIPIISAQYETPIGVVGRIGQKILKQHLREHEDKFKVVVMHHNIIPIPRSREIGFLEDGGNVLKILTEEKAELVLTGHGGNTLGIKVEETPIINAGSISWELHRNPFGNSFNLIDIYEDMIAAFEIQATWGSRKLLGIWKIKTKVPWA; from the coding sequence ATGAAAATAGCTCACATAAGCGACACCCACATAACCAGCGGTGAAGCCTACAAGAGGTACGCCTACGATTTAATAGCCAACGAAATCAACACGCTCGACTATGATATAGTTGTTCACACGGGGGACGTGACAAATGAAGGGTTGAAAGAAGAATACGAGAGAGCAAGCTATGAGTTGAAAAAAATCCAGAAGCCCCTAATAGTTGTTCCCGGAAACCATGATGCAAGAAACGTCGGCTATGAGCTATTTGAGAAGTATATAGGGCCGCTAAATGGCGTTTATGAGAAGGACGACCTCGTCATTATATGGGTTGATTCCACGATACCGGACCTAAGCGATGGAAGGATAGGCGGATACAAGTTCCAGTGGCTTAAAGAAAAGCTGGAGGAGTATTCCCACAAAAAGTTCAAGATTGTTGCCTCCCACCACCATTTAGTCCCTCTACCAGACACGGGGAGGGAAAGGAACGTCTTGTTCAATGCTGGAGATGTTTTAGACTTGCTTTTAAAGCATGAAGTCAACCTCTATATCTGCGGCCACAAACACGTACCCAACATCTACAAAGTTGAAGGGCTCATAGTGGCAAACGCTGGTTGCACCTCCTGCAGAAAGACCAGAAAAGGCGACGTAAACAGCTACAACATAATTAAAATCAAGGAAGATGGAAAAATCTCGGTAAGCATAAAGCGAGTGACGGGAGAAATCGCAAGAAGGGAATTCAAAATCAAAAAGCAGAGGATTTTCGTTCCAAAGAAAAGAAGGCTGCTAAGAATCGTCCAGATGAGCGAGAGTAATGTATCAGACAGGGTTTATTTCAGGGAGAGAATTTTGAAAAACGCAATTAAAGCCATCAACGAAAAATATAAGCCCGACTTAGTTATCCACTGCGGAGACGTGGTAGATGTTGGAACAGAGCGTTATTATGCAAAGGCCTACGAGTTCTGGGAAAAAATTAAGCCGGAGAAGATTATAGTGCCGGGCCACAACGACATCACTTACCTCGGCTACGAGCTCTTCAGAGAATATTTTGGAGAACCAAAAATTCTGGAAATGGACAGTTTTGCCTTCATCCCGATAATCTCAGCCCAATATGAGACTCCTATAGGTGTGGTTGGAAGAATAGGTCAGAAGATTTTGAAGCAGCATCTGAGAGAGCACGAAGATAAGTTTAAGGTTGTTGTAATGCACCACAATATAATTCCGATACCCAGAAGCAGAGAGATAGGATTTCTGGAAGATGGTGGCAACGTTTTGAAAATACTGACAGAAGAAAAGGCAGAGTTAGTTTTAACCGGTCACGGTGGCAATACGCTTGGAATAAAAGTTGAGGAAACTCCAATAATAAACGCAGGCTCGATAAGCTGGGAGCTCCATAGAAACCCATTTGGAAACTCCTTCAACTTAATAGACATCTATGAAGACATGATAGCGGCATTTGAAATACAGGCGACTTGGGGCTCAAGAAAACTTCTCGGGATATGGAAAATAAAAACAAAAGTGCCGTGGGCTTAG
- a CDS encoding potassium channel family protein — MKELEEIRGCLIEMKNLSSLMVDLAFSAVMYDSEDIADEVYILEEKMDELTLKVKKLALRAAKHEENPETLLSIIEMATINEQISDSAYEIADLVLRDVEPHPIIRKIMHDVDEEIGRIKVNRGSILIGQSLKQLKLPTKVGVRVIAIKRGGKYIYNPSKDEKIEEGDILIAVGSGIDRLRELSNEKGEEGEFIEEEE, encoded by the coding sequence ATGAAAGAGCTTGAGGAGATAAGAGGCTGTTTAATAGAGATGAAAAACCTCTCTTCGCTAATGGTTGACCTTGCTTTTTCCGCCGTCATGTACGACAGCGAGGACATAGCTGATGAGGTTTATATCCTAGAAGAAAAAATGGACGAGCTTACGTTAAAGGTGAAAAAGCTTGCTTTGAGGGCCGCTAAGCATGAAGAAAATCCCGAGACACTCTTAAGTATAATTGAGATGGCCACAATAAACGAGCAGATAAGCGATTCTGCCTATGAAATAGCCGATCTTGTTCTCAGGGACGTTGAGCCACACCCCATAATAAGGAAAATAATGCACGATGTTGATGAAGAAATAGGGCGCATAAAGGTTAACAGGGGATCAATACTAATAGGACAATCCCTCAAACAGCTCAAGCTTCCGACTAAAGTGGGTGTGAGAGTGATAGCGATAAAGCGGGGAGGGAAATACATTTATAACCCCTCCAAGGACGAGAAAATCGAAGAGGGGGACATATTAATAGCTGTAGGTTCAGGAATTGATCGCCTGAGGGAGCTTTCCAATGAAAAAGGGGAGGAAGGAGAGTTCATAGAAGAAGAGGAATAG
- a CDS encoding potassium channel family protein: MEEFEEFEYKPKSVKEIFIEMKNIVELMIDLAYTAILFKDREIAEEVLDLEERMDLLNYHLMTHAVLAARNPREAEQITSVLQMANSIEDISNAAGDLAKMVLEGVELHPVITEAIMESEEVIAKIPVSGDSVIVGKTLGELNLATNTGVWVIAVKRGKRWIFAPDKDFKIKPGDILIGRGTHTSVEHLKEIARGVIRVVGDERA; encoded by the coding sequence ATGGAAGAGTTTGAGGAGTTTGAGTATAAGCCTAAAAGTGTTAAGGAAATTTTCATAGAAATGAAAAATATTGTTGAGCTCATGATTGATCTCGCTTATACCGCAATTCTCTTTAAAGATAGAGAAATAGCTGAGGAAGTGCTTGACCTCGAGGAGAGAATGGATCTCCTTAATTACCACCTCATGACGCATGCAGTTTTAGCGGCTAGGAACCCAAGAGAGGCCGAGCAGATAACCTCCGTCCTGCAGATGGCGAATTCAATAGAAGACATCTCAAACGCTGCTGGAGACCTGGCAAAGATGGTTCTTGAGGGTGTTGAGCTTCATCCGGTGATTACTGAGGCGATTATGGAAAGCGAGGAAGTAATAGCAAAAATCCCTGTCTCCGGGGATTCTGTTATTGTTGGAAAAACACTCGGAGAACTTAATCTTGCCACCAACACCGGTGTCTGGGTAATAGCGGTAAAGAGAGGCAAAAGGTGGATTTTTGCTCCCGACAAGGACTTCAAGATAAAGCCCGGGGACATTTTGATAGGGAGGGGAACGCATACGTCGGTTGAGCACCTCAAAGAGATTGCGAGGGGAGTTATTAGGGTGGTTGGCGATGAAAGAGCTTGA
- a CDS encoding magnesium transporter, giving the protein MKNLQVVLWRELSEKFREALIALPALIVCLILDFFAGAFLGRFFEKIMLSYPVIFVILPGLMGLRGNIFGAMASRFTTMLHLGEMEPKLRDKNVVKNIFLGILLSVLPVIVLWIVGVIKVGNVASGVIVLLIVLTSTIFVSLIMGYATAIATVLPFKRGIDPDTVAAPLVTSAGDLVTIPFLVLFILLHEDLPRLFDILVLLAVFLLLVMGFRTKFESEEKRMVGEILGIIGVLALFSSISGGLLESYSEVIYASVVFSVMYPAILGTAGSYGSIIGAKTSTKLHLGEIESVLNRDSLLDIFVYFVTSFFIAILMNVVAIGVVKVSLGKNVGLVFPFIILYPFLVLFNMFIGYFFAIIFDRLGLDPDNATVPTITTLADIFSTLFTVGVAYLIV; this is encoded by the coding sequence ATGAAAAACCTCCAAGTAGTGCTCTGGAGGGAGCTTTCAGAGAAGTTCAGAGAGGCATTGATAGCACTTCCGGCGCTAATAGTTTGTCTTATTCTGGACTTCTTTGCTGGAGCATTCTTGGGTAGGTTTTTTGAAAAGATTATGCTGAGCTATCCGGTTATATTTGTAATTCTCCCGGGTCTTATGGGATTGAGGGGCAACATTTTCGGTGCAATGGCTTCTCGTTTTACTACCATGCTCCACCTTGGTGAGATGGAGCCAAAGCTAAGAGATAAAAATGTTGTAAAAAACATCTTCTTGGGTATTCTTCTGTCAGTGCTCCCTGTTATCGTGCTCTGGATTGTGGGAGTCATTAAGGTAGGAAATGTTGCATCAGGAGTAATTGTTCTTTTAATCGTGCTGACTTCTACAATTTTTGTTAGCTTGATAATGGGTTATGCTACTGCTATTGCCACGGTATTACCTTTTAAGAGAGGTATTGACCCCGATACTGTTGCAGCTCCGCTGGTAACTTCTGCTGGTGATCTTGTTACGATACCTTTTTTGGTACTCTTTATTCTTCTCCATGAAGATCTCCCGCGTCTTTTTGATATTCTAGTGCTTCTGGCAGTTTTTCTTTTGCTGGTTATGGGTTTCAGAACAAAATTTGAAAGTGAAGAAAAGCGCATGGTTGGGGAAATTCTGGGGATTATTGGGGTTTTAGCACTTTTCTCAAGCATTTCGGGAGGGCTACTCGAATCTTACAGTGAGGTTATCTACGCATCAGTGGTGTTCAGTGTTATGTATCCCGCAATTCTTGGTACTGCCGGGAGTTATGGATCCATTATTGGGGCAAAAACTTCAACGAAGCTTCACCTTGGAGAAATCGAGAGTGTTCTTAACAGAGATTCTCTCTTGGACATTTTCGTATACTTTGTGACAAGCTTTTTCATCGCGATTTTGATGAACGTAGTGGCAATAGGGGTTGTAAAGGTGAGCTTGGGGAAGAATGTGGGGTTGGTTTTCCCGTTTATCATTCTTTATCCATTCTTGGTCTTGTTTAACATGTTTATAGGGTACTTCTTTGCAATAATCTTTGATAGGCTTGGGTTGGATCCGGATAATGCCACTGTTCCAACTATAACGACTTTAGCGGATATATTTTCAACTCTATTCACTGTAGGAGTTGCTTATTTGATTGTTTAA
- a CDS encoding phosphoenolpyruvate carboxykinase (GTP): MEPLEYLQNRLDPEQFEKIKVIDNPELHEFLAKYIDLLNPAKVFVCTDSKEDEDYVRRKAIEYGEEKPLAMEGHTVHYDGYYDQARDKARTKILVPKGVEIPFINTMDREEGLKEIHEIMRDIAKGKELFVCFFVLGPKNSIFTIPAVQLTDSAYVAHSEFILYRKGYEEFKRLGRDAKFLKFVHSAGELDERKTSKNIDKRRIYIDLEGETVYSANTQYGGNTIGLKKLAFRLTIRRAVQEGWLSEHMFLMRVNGPNGRKTYFTGAYPSMCGKTSTAMLPWENIVGDDLTFIVDMKGEARGANVEKGVFGIIQGVNQEDDPIIWQVLHSPNEIIFSNVLVKDGKPYWNDMGIPIPDEGENHSGKWWRGKKDAEGNEIPPSHKNARFTVSLEAFPNVDLEALEAPCGVRIGGMIFGGRDADTWPPVREAFDWAHGVVTMGAALESETTAATLGKEGVRAFNPMAILDFLSVHIGDYLKNYLEFEKKLRIKPKIFAVNYFLRDKDGNWLNHKLDKAVWLKWMELRVHGDVDAIETPVGYIPKYEDLKRLFKEVLNKDYSREDYEKQFTIRVPEFLAKIERIEKIYRDVGNIPEELFKVLEKERERLLKAKEKYGDYVSPFQLEKS; the protein is encoded by the coding sequence ATGGAGCCTTTGGAATATCTTCAAAATAGACTTGATCCAGAACAGTTTGAGAAAATTAAGGTAATTGACAATCCTGAACTTCATGAATTTTTGGCAAAGTACATTGATCTTTTGAATCCTGCAAAAGTTTTTGTTTGCACAGACTCGAAGGAAGATGAGGACTATGTAAGGAGAAAGGCAATTGAATACGGGGAGGAGAAGCCCCTCGCGATGGAAGGGCATACCGTCCACTACGATGGCTATTACGATCAAGCTAGAGATAAAGCTAGGACTAAAATCTTGGTTCCTAAGGGGGTGGAGATTCCATTCATAAATACTATGGACAGGGAAGAAGGGCTTAAGGAGATTCATGAAATCATGAGAGATATTGCAAAAGGTAAGGAGCTGTTTGTATGTTTCTTTGTGCTCGGCCCTAAGAACTCAATCTTCACGATTCCCGCTGTTCAGCTCACCGATTCCGCATATGTTGCTCACAGTGAGTTTATCCTTTACAGAAAAGGTTACGAGGAGTTTAAACGCCTTGGAAGAGATGCAAAGTTTTTGAAGTTTGTCCATTCTGCGGGGGAACTTGACGAAAGAAAGACCAGCAAGAACATAGATAAGAGAAGGATTTACATTGACCTTGAAGGGGAGACTGTCTATTCAGCAAACACACAGTACGGTGGCAATACAATAGGGCTCAAAAAGCTCGCCTTCAGGCTTACGATTAGGAGAGCCGTTCAAGAAGGTTGGTTGAGCGAGCACATGTTTCTTATGCGCGTGAACGGACCTAATGGGAGAAAAACCTATTTCACGGGAGCTTATCCATCTATGTGCGGCAAAACCTCAACAGCAATGCTTCCATGGGAGAACATAGTGGGCGACGACCTCACGTTCATAGTTGACATGAAAGGTGAAGCCAGAGGGGCTAACGTCGAGAAGGGTGTTTTTGGAATAATCCAGGGAGTCAACCAGGAGGATGACCCAATAATATGGCAGGTTCTTCACTCACCGAATGAGATAATCTTCTCGAACGTTCTCGTTAAAGATGGAAAGCCCTACTGGAACGACATGGGCATTCCGATTCCAGACGAAGGCGAGAACCACAGCGGGAAGTGGTGGAGAGGAAAGAAAGATGCCGAGGGTAACGAGATTCCACCGAGCCACAAAAATGCTCGCTTCACAGTCAGCCTTGAGGCATTTCCAAACGTTGATTTAGAAGCCCTTGAAGCTCCATGCGGGGTTAGGATTGGGGGAATGATATTCGGTGGCAGAGATGCAGATACTTGGCCTCCTGTGAGAGAGGCCTTTGACTGGGCACACGGAGTAGTTACCATGGGTGCAGCACTGGAAAGCGAAACAACTGCAGCTACTCTTGGAAAGGAAGGAGTGAGGGCATTTAATCCAATGGCTATTTTGGATTTCCTGAGCGTTCATATTGGGGACTATCTTAAAAACTATCTTGAATTCGAAAAAAAGCTGAGAATAAAGCCAAAGATATTTGCCGTTAACTACTTCCTGAGGGATAAAGACGGCAACTGGCTGAACCACAAGCTCGACAAAGCCGTGTGGCTCAAGTGGATGGAGCTGAGGGTTCACGGGGATGTTGATGCAATAGAGACTCCCGTTGGGTACATTCCAAAATATGAAGACCTGAAGAGGCTCTTTAAGGAAGTCCTCAACAAGGACTACAGTAGAGAGGACTATGAAAAGCAGTTCACCATAAGGGTTCCAGAGTTCCTTGCCAAGATAGAGAGGATTGAGAAGATTTATAGGGATGTTGGTAATATCCCGGAAGAGCTCTTTAAGGTCTTGGAGAAGGAAAGAGAAAGACTTCTTAAGGCTAAGGAGAAGTATGGAGACTACGTATCCCCCTTCCAGTTAGAAAAGAGTTAG
- a CDS encoding nucleotidyltransferase family protein gives MQAVILAGGKGTRLLPLTVYRPKPMIPFFNKPMMEYIVNALVNAGVEEIFVLVGYLKERIMEYFGDGSDFGVEIHYSNGENIKLGTAGATKKVVDKIEDTFIVASSDVLTNLNIRALYEYHKKKKALATIALSQVEDPTQYGIAIVDSENRIIRFKEKPKPEEAFSNLVNAGIYVFEPEAFDLVPKGENFDFSLNLFPKMLEENLPLYGFPFKEYWNDVGRPSSYLQATEDVFLGRLRLPQIKTESLKGNLEHGGSLYSGKRCQIRNPRIRGFAVLGDNVKIGRNVKIERSVIFSNVTIEEGAEIHEAIIGENVYIGKGVVIESGSVIGDNSVIEDFTKIGANVKVWTESRIGKESIILPD, from the coding sequence ATGCAAGCAGTTATTCTAGCGGGCGGAAAAGGCACAAGATTGCTTCCTCTAACCGTCTACCGCCCCAAACCAATGATTCCATTTTTCAACAAACCCATGATGGAGTACATAGTCAACGCCCTAGTAAACGCTGGAGTGGAAGAGATATTCGTACTCGTTGGATACCTAAAAGAGAGAATCATGGAGTATTTTGGAGACGGAAGTGATTTTGGGGTTGAGATTCACTATTCAAATGGAGAAAACATAAAGCTTGGAACCGCAGGAGCAACAAAAAAGGTTGTGGACAAAATAGAGGACACGTTTATAGTCGCTTCAAGTGATGTTCTCACCAATTTAAACATTAGAGCTCTCTATGAGTACCACAAGAAAAAGAAAGCCCTCGCAACAATAGCCCTCTCGCAGGTTGAAGATCCAACCCAGTATGGGATAGCGATTGTAGATTCAGAGAACAGAATAATAAGGTTCAAGGAAAAACCAAAGCCGGAAGAGGCATTTAGCAACCTTGTAAATGCAGGCATCTACGTCTTCGAACCAGAGGCATTCGATCTAGTACCCAAAGGGGAAAACTTTGATTTCTCACTCAATCTGTTTCCCAAAATGCTCGAAGAGAATTTGCCCCTTTATGGTTTTCCGTTTAAAGAATACTGGAACGACGTGGGGAGGCCATCAAGCTACCTTCAAGCAACTGAGGACGTGTTCTTGGGGAGACTGAGACTCCCACAAATAAAAACTGAATCCCTAAAAGGAAACCTGGAACACGGGGGCTCTCTTTACAGCGGTAAGAGATGTCAAATCAGAAACCCGCGTATAAGAGGATTTGCCGTCTTGGGCGATAACGTTAAAATAGGCAGAAACGTTAAAATAGAGCGGTCCGTAATATTCTCCAATGTGACCATTGAGGAAGGAGCAGAGATACACGAGGCGATAATTGGGGAAAACGTTTACATTGGAAAAGGTGTTGTTATTGAAAGCGGTAGCGTTATTGGAGATAACTCCGTGATTGAAGATTTCACAAAAATTGGGGCAAATGTAAAAGTCTGGACTGAGTCAAGAATTGGAAAAGAAAGTATAATACTTCCAGATTGA
- a CDS encoding phosphohexomutase domain-containing protein, which produces MEIYKSEEFNPEELALLGRAIGTVGQGTIVVGRDGRAISRYGKRALVVGIVSTGAATMDVRLIPLIALKDFAHKKGLPLVYVYYHNGIRVEVSGLDPDEIKAIMESRKFIEANPNDIGATIYYPNALDDFLHDIFRHYNFEIEGTALVDCMNTPAVLFFPRLNEHFGFEVELLNDMMTSYLPPKPKEVYLQKLKKGEYTFGLRFKPNGYVEFHKGEEEKEFGSMWKLLDHMKKTLL; this is translated from the coding sequence ATGGAGATTTACAAATCCGAGGAATTCAACCCAGAAGAGCTTGCTCTGCTCGGTAGGGCAATAGGAACCGTAGGACAGGGAACTATAGTGGTAGGACGAGACGGAAGAGCTATCTCAAGGTATGGAAAGAGGGCACTCGTAGTGGGGATTGTAAGTACCGGAGCAGCAACTATGGACGTCAGGCTTATCCCGCTAATAGCCCTCAAAGATTTTGCCCATAAGAAAGGCCTTCCTCTGGTGTATGTTTACTACCACAACGGGATAAGGGTAGAAGTTAGCGGTCTTGATCCAGATGAAATAAAGGCTATAATGGAGAGCAGGAAGTTTATAGAAGCAAATCCCAATGATATAGGAGCAACGATTTACTATCCTAACGCTCTAGATGACTTTTTGCATGACATTTTCAGACACTATAATTTTGAGATAGAGGGAACTGCACTGGTAGATTGCATGAATACTCCCGCAGTACTCTTCTTCCCCAGGCTAAATGAGCACTTTGGGTTTGAGGTGGAGCTTCTCAATGACATGATGACCAGCTACCTGCCACCAAAACCAAAAGAAGTCTACCTTCAAAAGCTCAAAAAGGGAGAGTATACTTTTGGACTCCGTTTCAAGCCAAATGGATACGTAGAGTTCCACAAAGGGGAAGAGGAAAAAGAGTTTGGAAGCATGTGGAAGCTCCTAGACCACATGAAGAAAACTCTCCTCTGA
- the tmk gene encoding dTMP kinase, translating into MSIFIVLEGIDGAGKSTQAKLLAEWFEERGYEVVLTKEPTDTAFGKLIRRLVLTGGKEGIIDGARISKEAEALLFAADRAEHVKKLIEPSLKAGKVVISDRYFYSSLAYQWARGLDLEWLINLNAFAPRADLVILLDLPVKESIKRINGRSIKSEFDKIVELQKKVRENYLKLAERFDEIRIVNALAPVEDIHKDIVALVEHELLEKRE; encoded by the coding sequence ATGAGCATATTCATTGTCTTAGAGGGAATTGATGGAGCGGGAAAGTCAACCCAGGCAAAATTGCTTGCAGAGTGGTTTGAAGAGAGAGGATACGAAGTTGTTCTAACCAAAGAGCCAACAGATACTGCTTTTGGGAAACTGATAAGGAGGCTTGTACTTACAGGAGGAAAAGAGGGAATAATAGATGGTGCACGAATAAGCAAAGAAGCTGAGGCATTACTCTTTGCTGCAGATAGAGCAGAGCACGTTAAAAAACTCATAGAGCCCTCCTTAAAGGCTGGAAAGGTAGTTATATCGGATAGGTATTTCTACTCATCCCTAGCCTACCAGTGGGCAAGGGGCCTTGATTTGGAATGGCTTATCAACTTAAATGCATTTGCTCCAAGAGCAGACCTTGTAATCCTCCTTGATTTGCCTGTTAAGGAGAGCATAAAACGCATAAACGGTAGAAGTATCAAATCGGAGTTTGATAAGATTGTTGAGCTCCAAAAAAAGGTAAGGGAAAACTATCTGAAGCTTGCCGAGAGGTTCGATGAGATAAGAATTGTAAACGCCCTAGCCCCTGTTGAGGACATCCACAAGGATATTGTGGCTTTAGTCGAGCATGAACTCCTCGAAAAAAGAGAATAA
- the acs gene encoding acetate--CoA ligase alpha subunit: protein MLDYFFTPKSVAVLGASNDPLKLGYEVFKNLKEYGGKVYPVNIKEEVVQGVKAYKNVKEIPDDVDLAVIVVPKPFVKQSIIDCGEKGVKGAVVITAGFGETGEEGKKEERELVEIAHKYGMRIIGPNCVGIMDTHSNLNATFIMKAKKGSVAFISQSGALGAGIVYKTIKEDIGFSKFISVGNMSDVDFADLMEYLADDENSKAIALYIEGIKDGKRFMEVARKVSKKKPIIALKAGKSESGARAASSHTGSLAGSYAIYEAAFKQSGILVANTIDEMLSMARAFTQPLPKGKRVAIMTNAGGPGVLTADEIDKRGLKLANLKEETMEKLRSFLPPMAAVKNPVDMIASARGEEYYKTAKLLLEDDNVDMLIAICVVPTFAGMTPTEHAEGVIRAVKEVNNGKPVLALFMAGYVSEKAKELLEKEGIPAYERPEDVGVAAYALAEFAKAKGVIKE from the coding sequence ATGCTTGATTATTTCTTCACCCCAAAAAGCGTTGCCGTATTGGGAGCATCCAATGACCCACTGAAACTCGGCTATGAGGTCTTCAAGAACCTCAAGGAATACGGAGGAAAGGTTTACCCAGTGAACATAAAAGAAGAAGTAGTCCAGGGAGTCAAAGCATACAAGAACGTCAAGGAAATCCCCGACGATGTGGATTTAGCCGTCATAGTCGTTCCCAAGCCATTTGTCAAGCAGTCAATCATTGACTGCGGAGAAAAAGGCGTGAAAGGTGCCGTAGTAATAACAGCAGGATTCGGTGAAACCGGCGAAGAAGGGAAGAAAGAGGAGAGAGAACTTGTCGAAATAGCACACAAATATGGAATGAGGATCATCGGACCAAACTGTGTTGGTATAATGGACACACACAGCAACCTGAACGCAACGTTTATAATGAAGGCCAAGAAGGGCAGTGTCGCTTTCATATCCCAAAGCGGTGCCCTCGGTGCAGGAATAGTTTACAAGACCATCAAAGAAGACATAGGCTTTTCTAAGTTCATAAGCGTTGGAAACATGAGCGATGTGGACTTTGCAGACCTGATGGAGTACCTCGCTGATGACGAAAACAGCAAGGCAATTGCCCTTTACATAGAGGGCATAAAAGATGGAAAGAGATTCATGGAAGTCGCAAGAAAGGTCAGCAAGAAGAAGCCAATAATAGCCCTAAAAGCTGGAAAAAGCGAAAGCGGTGCAAGAGCCGCTTCATCCCACACGGGTTCTTTAGCTGGAAGCTATGCCATCTATGAAGCCGCATTTAAGCAGAGCGGAATTCTGGTTGCAAACACTATAGACGAGATGCTGAGCATGGCAAGGGCCTTCACCCAGCCACTGCCAAAAGGAAAGAGAGTCGCAATAATGACCAACGCAGGTGGCCCGGGGGTTCTAACGGCTGACGAGATAGACAAGAGAGGACTAAAGCTGGCCAACCTAAAAGAGGAAACCATGGAGAAGCTCCGCTCATTCTTACCGCCAATGGCAGCAGTTAAAAACCCTGTTGACATGATTGCCTCAGCGAGGGGAGAAGAGTACTACAAGACCGCAAAGCTCCTTCTTGAAGATGATAACGTTGACATGCTCATAGCAATATGTGTCGTGCCGACTTTTGCAGGGATGACTCCAACAGAGCACGCTGAAGGAGTTATAAGAGCGGTAAAAGAGGTCAACAACGGAAAACCGGTTTTGGCATTGTTCATGGCAGGTTACGTTAGCGAGAAGGCCAAAGAGCTTCTTGAAAAAGAGGGAATCCCAGCCTATGAAAGGCCCGAAGACGTTGGAGTAGCTGCTTATGCTTTAGCTGAATTCGCTAAGGCAAAAGGTGTTATTAAAGAATGA